One window of the Salvia splendens isolate huo1 chromosome 1, SspV2, whole genome shotgun sequence genome contains the following:
- the LOC121809353 gene encoding transducin beta-like protein 2 encodes MDAILPIIAFSVIAGAVIAFVVFGAYSRKRKSEIKSITPPEILNPNPKPTSKPSAVKKPQHKSHSHSHAADKDANKKHHHLDLNTLKGHGDAVTGLSFSPDGRSLATACGDGVVRIFRLDDASSKSFKFLRINLPAGGHPNAVAFAGDASSIVVASQALSGSSLYMYEEEKPKTTGDQKQQSKLPLPEIKWEHHKVHDKRAIITLVGAKTTYGSADGSTIILSCSEGTDIILWHGKTGKPLGNVDTNQLKNTMATISPNGRFIAAAAFTADVKVWEVMYSKDGSVKEVLKAMQLKGHKSAVTWLCFSPNSEQIITASKDGTIRIWNINVRYHMDEDPKTLKVLPIPLHDENGTTLHYDLLSLSPDGKILAATHGSTLQWLCAETGQVLDVAEKAHDGDITDMAWAPSTILMDNKQTVVLATASNDKKVKLWQAPLLKPS; translated from the exons ATGGACGCAATTCTCCCGATTATCGCGTTCTCGGTGATCGCCGGCGCCGTGATTGCTTTCGTGGTATTCGGTGCTTATTCCCGGAAGAGAAAATCGGAAATTAAATCCATCACCCCACCCGAGATCCTCAATCCGAACCCAAAACCCACTTCGAAGCCCTCGGCTGTGAAGAAGCCTCAACACAAATCTCATTCGCATTCTCATGCAGCCGATAAA GATGCCAATAAGAAGCATCATCACTTGGATTTGAATACTTTGAAAGGGCACGGCGATGCTGTCACCGGTCTTAGTTTTTCGCCTGATGGCCGTAGCTTAGCTACCG CTTGTGGAGATGGTGTTGTTAGGATTTTCCGGCTGGACGATGCTTCTAGCAAAAGTTTCAA GTTCCTGCGAATTAACTTACCTGCTGGGGGCCATCCGAATGCAGTTGCTTTTGCTGGTGATGCATCTTCAATTGTAGTGGCTTCCCAAGCACTCTCAGGATCATCTCTTTACATGTATGAAGAAGAAAAACCCAAAACAACTGGAGACCAGAAGCAACAGAGCAAGCTCCCACTCCCTGAAATCAAATGGGAACATCATAAAGTTCACGATAAGAGAGCCATCATCACATTAGTTGGGGCCAAGACAACTTATGGCAGTGCTGATGGAAgtactatcattttgtcatGCTCAGAAG GCACTGATATAATACTCTGGCATGGGAAAACTGGGAAACCATTGGGTAACGTTGATACAAATCAGCTTAAAAATACAATGGCTACTATATCACCAAATGGACGTTTTATTGCAGCAGCTGCCTTTACAGCTGATGTGAAG GTTTGGGAAGTCATGTATTCAAAAGATGGCTCAGTGAAGGAGGTTTTGAAAGCTATGCAACTTAAAGGTCATAAG AGTGCAGTAACATGGTTATGCTTCAGTCCTAATTCAGAACAAATCATCACCGCCTCCAAGGATGGTACTATAAGAATATGGAACATCAATG TTCGATATCATATGGATGAAGACCCCAAAACTCTGAAGGTGTTGCCTATTCCACTTCATGATGAAAATGGCACTACTCTACACTATGATCTTCTCAGTTTATCACCCGATGGCAAGATACTGGCAGCAACCCATGGTTCAACGCTGCAGTGGCTGTGCGCTGAGACGGGACAGGTTTTGGACGTTGCTGAAAAAGCCCATGATG GTGATATCACAGATATGGCTTGGGCACCTTCCACCATTCTAATGg ATAATAAACAAACAGTTGTTCTAGCTACTGCCAGCAATGACAAGAAAGTGAAGCTGTGGCAAGCTCCCCTCCTCAAACCCTCGTAA